Proteins from one Deltaproteobacteria bacterium genomic window:
- a CDS encoding chloride channel protein, which yields MSLSVVVGIIAGVGAILFDGLLSLTLESVLRASTGYFEPARGASPPDIASAMPVRSIWLLLLPAIGGLLSGVIVFSIAPEAEGQGTDAMIESFHERGGQIRKRVPLVKIVASALTIGSGGSAGKEGPISQIGAGFGSAVATTLRLKPRERRILVLAGAAGGIGAIFQAPLGAALFAPEVLYRETEFESEALLPCIISSIISYAIYTQLYRKGALFFPGTVDFSIRAELLPYAVFGLFCALVGFLFVRTFYAARDRIFRPLRIHRMLKPALGGLMMGCIAYFVPQVMDGGYGWVQTALEGKLLWPLMLLLAGLKIVATSCTICSGGSGGVVGPSVFIGAMLGGAFGFLGHEVAPGWVLHPHSFVIVGMGGFFAGVAKVPIASIIMVCEMSASYTLLVPLMIVSSISCLLLRNVNLFEKQQVSRFASPAHLTEFARGMLERIRVEDAIHPQPITRIPETMPFGELVRTVSRSGESHFPVVDAAGRMTGIVSINDIRAVLFENDIDRVVIAGDVATRSVVSVFFDDTLQQALDKMAAIAVDELPVVDRNAPDTIAAMISKRDIVNYYFTKGRG from the coding sequence ATGTCCCTGAGCGTCGTCGTAGGGATCATCGCCGGCGTCGGGGCGATTCTTTTCGACGGTCTCCTGAGCCTGACGCTGGAGTCGGTCCTCCGCGCATCCACCGGCTACTTCGAGCCGGCCCGCGGCGCTTCTCCCCCGGATATCGCCTCCGCGATGCCGGTCCGATCCATCTGGCTCCTGCTTCTTCCCGCAATCGGCGGTCTGCTGTCCGGGGTGATCGTTTTTTCCATCGCTCCCGAGGCGGAAGGCCAGGGGACGGACGCCATGATCGAGTCGTTCCACGAGAGAGGCGGGCAGATCCGGAAGCGGGTGCCCCTGGTGAAAATCGTCGCGTCCGCGCTGACGATCGGCAGCGGAGGCTCCGCCGGCAAGGAAGGTCCCATCTCCCAGATCGGAGCCGGTTTCGGATCCGCCGTCGCGACGACCCTCCGGTTGAAACCCCGGGAGAGAAGGATCCTCGTGCTGGCGGGAGCGGCGGGAGGGATCGGGGCGATCTTCCAGGCGCCGCTGGGAGCCGCCCTGTTTGCGCCGGAAGTCCTGTACCGCGAGACGGAATTCGAGTCCGAGGCCCTCCTGCCCTGCATCATTTCATCCATCATCTCCTACGCGATCTACACCCAACTCTATCGAAAGGGCGCGCTCTTCTTTCCGGGGACGGTGGATTTCTCCATCCGCGCGGAACTCCTGCCGTATGCCGTCTTCGGCCTCTTCTGCGCGCTCGTGGGATTCCTGTTCGTACGGACCTTCTACGCGGCGAGGGACCGGATCTTCCGGCCTCTCCGGATCCACAGGATGCTCAAACCCGCCCTGGGCGGCCTGATGATGGGGTGTATCGCCTATTTCGTCCCCCAGGTCATGGACGGAGGGTACGGCTGGGTCCAGACGGCATTGGAAGGGAAGTTGCTCTGGCCGCTGATGCTTCTCCTTGCGGGACTGAAGATCGTTGCCACCTCGTGCACCATATGCTCGGGGGGAAGCGGAGGCGTCGTCGGCCCCTCCGTATTCATCGGTGCGATGCTCGGAGGCGCGTTCGGATTCCTCGGCCACGAGGTCGCCCCCGGCTGGGTGCTCCACCCCCACTCGTTCGTTATCGTGGGCATGGGTGGCTTTTTTGCCGGCGTCGCCAAGGTTCCGATCGCCTCGATCATCATGGTGTGCGAAATGAGCGCGAGTTACACCCTTCTGGTTCCACTGATGATCGTCTCCTCCATCTCCTGTCTGCTTCTGAGAAACGTCAACCTGTTCGAGAAGCAGCAGGTCAGCCGGTTCGCCTCCCCCGCCCACCTCACCGAATTCGCCCGGGGCATGCTGGAACGTATCCGGGTGGAGGACGCCATACACCCCCAGCCGATCACGCGGATCCCGGAAACCATGCCGTTCGGGGAACTGGTCCGGACGGTGTCCCGCTCCGGAGAGTCCCACTTCCCCGTGGTAGACGCGGCGGGCCGCATGACCGGGATCGTCTCGATCAACGACATCCGGGCGGTTCTCTTCGAGAACGACATCGACCGCGTCGTCATCGCCGGGGACGTGGCGACCCGCAGCGTGGTCAGCGTCTTTTTCGACGACACGCTGCAGCAGGCCTTGGACAAGATGGCCGCGATCGCGGTGGACGAGCTGCCCGTCGTGGACCGGAATGCGCCGGACACGATCGCCGCCATGATTTCCAAGCGCGATATCGTAAACTACTACTTCACCAAGGGCAGAGGCTGA
- a CDS encoding cation:proton antiporter: MAHAAGEDPSLPLLRYLVLILLAAKLMGHLGVLLGQPAVLGELCAGILLGNLGLLGVAGFGGIASDPYVDILARIGVIVLLFEVGLESTIRDIIGVGVSSLLVAVLGVAAPFGLGWLVGAWLLPESSPYAHAFLGAALCATSVGITARVLQDIGKSREKEARIILGAAVIDDVLGLIILASVSGVILAVEGGKSSGAWPLAAIVLKAVGFLAGSLLLGALLTPKIFTTAAKLRGPGVLVGVSLAFCFLLSFLAGEAGLAPIVGAFAAGLILEPVHFQAFGERSIRHLEEALAPLSGFLAPVFFVQMGAKVDLRVFASADTVWLALALTVAAIIGKQACSLGVLERGANRWAVGFGMIPRGEVGLIFASIGATLVLGGERIIDDTTYSAVIIMVLLTTLVTPPLLKWSLISRGTSGHSADRQNVV; encoded by the coding sequence ATGGCCCACGCCGCGGGCGAGGACCCTTCCCTGCCGCTCCTGCGATACCTCGTCCTCATCCTCCTGGCCGCGAAGCTGATGGGGCATCTCGGAGTGTTGCTGGGGCAGCCCGCGGTTCTCGGAGAGCTCTGCGCCGGAATCCTCCTGGGAAATCTCGGACTTCTCGGGGTCGCCGGATTCGGGGGGATCGCCTCCGATCCTTACGTCGACATCCTGGCCCGGATCGGGGTCATCGTCCTGCTCTTCGAAGTGGGATTGGAGTCCACGATCCGGGACATCATCGGCGTGGGGGTGTCCTCCCTGCTCGTGGCGGTGCTGGGCGTGGCGGCCCCCTTCGGGCTGGGGTGGCTCGTCGGCGCCTGGCTTCTTCCGGAGAGTTCTCCCTACGCCCATGCCTTCCTGGGCGCGGCGTTGTGCGCGACCAGCGTGGGAATTACCGCGCGCGTTCTTCAGGATATCGGCAAATCCCGGGAGAAGGAGGCCAGGATCATCCTCGGGGCCGCCGTCATCGACGATGTGCTCGGTCTCATCATCCTCGCGTCCGTCTCGGGTGTCATTCTCGCGGTCGAGGGCGGGAAATCCTCCGGGGCGTGGCCGCTTGCGGCGATCGTCCTGAAGGCGGTCGGGTTTCTGGCAGGCTCCCTCCTTCTCGGGGCCCTTCTCACGCCGAAGATCTTCACAACGGCCGCGAAGTTGCGCGGTCCGGGGGTCCTGGTCGGCGTCTCCCTGGCCTTCTGCTTCCTGCTCTCGTTCCTCGCCGGCGAGGCGGGGCTTGCGCCCATCGTCGGGGCGTTCGCGGCCGGCCTGATCCTGGAGCCGGTCCATTTCCAGGCGTTCGGGGAACGGAGCATCCGTCATCTGGAGGAAGCTCTCGCGCCATTGTCGGGATTCCTGGCGCCCGTGTTCTTCGTTCAGATGGGGGCAAAGGTGGATCTGCGGGTTTTCGCCTCCGCGGACACGGTTTGGCTCGCACTCGCGTTGACGGTTGCCGCGATCATCGGCAAGCAGGCATGTTCGCTCGGGGTTCTGGAGAGGGGGGCCAACCGCTGGGCCGTGGGATTCGGCATGATACCGCGCGGGGAGGTGGGGCTCATCTTCGCCAGCATCGGGGCGACGCTCGTTCTTGGGGGAGAACGGATCATCGACGACACCACGTATTCGGCGGTGATCATCATGGTCCTCCTGACGACGCTCGTCACGCCGCCCCTGTTGAAATGGTCTCTGATCTCCCGGGGTACCTCCGGTCATTCCGCTGATCGCCAAAACGTTGTATAA
- a CDS encoding substrate-binding domain-containing protein: MARRKMFAFLAALACAAALFHAVPASAASRNLILATTTSTQDSGLLDVLIPAFEKKTGLFVKTIAVGSGQAMAMGEKGEADVLLVHSPAAEEKFLRDGFGSSRALVMHNDFILVGPAADPAGIRGARPSVEAFRKIAAKGALFLSRGDKSGTHSKEMGLWKAAGVSGEGKPWYQQTGLGMGQTLSVAAEKKGYTLADRGTYLAMRKSLGIPILVEGDKDLLNVYHVIVVNPAKWPKVNAEGAKAFAAFMVAPDTQKTIGTFGVEKFGAPLFFPDAGKKLEDLGK, encoded by the coding sequence ATGGCACGCCGGAAGATGTTCGCGTTTCTCGCCGCGCTTGCGTGCGCGGCGGCCCTGTTCCACGCGGTCCCCGCGTCGGCCGCGTCGAGGAACCTGATCCTTGCGACGACGACGAGCACGCAGGATTCAGGGCTCCTCGACGTGCTGATCCCGGCGTTCGAGAAGAAGACCGGGCTCTTCGTGAAGACGATCGCCGTCGGGTCGGGGCAGGCGATGGCGATGGGGGAGAAGGGGGAGGCGGACGTCCTCCTCGTCCATTCGCCGGCGGCCGAGGAGAAGTTCCTGCGGGACGGATTCGGCTCGTCGCGCGCGCTCGTGATGCACAACGACTTCATCCTCGTCGGGCCGGCGGCCGATCCGGCGGGAATCCGGGGGGCGAGGCCGTCGGTCGAGGCGTTCCGGAAGATCGCCGCGAAGGGGGCGCTTTTCCTTTCGCGCGGCGACAAGTCCGGGACGCATTCGAAGGAGATGGGGCTCTGGAAGGCGGCCGGCGTCTCCGGCGAGGGGAAGCCTTGGTACCAGCAGACCGGCCTCGGGATGGGACAGACGCTTTCGGTCGCGGCGGAGAAGAAGGGATACACGCTCGCCGACCGCGGCACCTACCTCGCCATGAGGAAATCGCTCGGTATCCCGATCCTCGTCGAGGGGGACAAGGATCTCCTGAACGTCTACCACGTGATCGTCGTGAACCCCGCGAAGTGGCCGAAGGTCAACGCGGAGGGGGCGAAGGCGTTCGCCGCATTCATGGTCGCCCCCGACACCCAGAAGACGATCGGCACGTTCGGCGTCGAGAAGTTCGGCGCGCCGCTCTTCTTCCCGGACGCGGGAAAGAAGCTCGAAGACCTCGGGAAGTAG
- the gyrB gene encoding DNA topoisomerase (ATP-hydrolyzing) subunit B encodes MGSGADDRPKNGTGGEYTGENIQVLKGLEAVRKRPAMYIGSTDTHGLHHLVYEVVDNSIDEAMAGHCDTISVVIHADDSVTVEDNGRGIPVDIMPEEGMPAAEVVLTVLHAGGKFDRETYKVSGGLHGVGVSVVNALSETLTAEIRRDGSVHQISFVRGETSSPLKVTGKSRKNGTRITFKPDPEIFTETEFSFDVLSQRLRELSFLNAGLKISILDERNAKSHDFQYKGGIVEFVKHINRNKTPLHPKPVYIEGEKDGVQIEVALQYNDSYQETLFSFVNNINTHDGGTHLTGFRQALTRAINQYANQGNLLKGFKENLRGDDLSEGLAAVVSTKVPEPQFEGQTKNKLGNNEVKGLVDSLVYEKLMTCFEENPSVPKKIIEKGLEAARAREAARKAKELVRKGPMDSAGLPGKLADCQERDPARCELFIVEGDSAGGSAKQARDRRYQAILPLKGKILNVEKARIDKMLTSTEIRVMVTALGTGIGKENYEADKLRYGKVIIMTDADVDGAHIRTLLLTFFFRNMPELLERGNIFIAQPPLYGVRRGKEMTYLKDDAAFRKHLIDHGSAGRRVAGTGNSGGLSGQKLTAWLSKISRLELVASRAERRGFPAFVFLSLASRSALGVEALSGEKAATKFFKALLAEWKGSRPDVTHAAFSIDADPDGDSEGVRARLTWKRGGLPMDCLVDRHLMESADLREAGQLYAQIRETLAPPYRMEGEGIFPEADGPLCLLDQVLEAGKKGQTIQRYKGLGEMNPEQLWETAMNPESRELLRVELGDETDADEIFSRLMGDQVEPRREFIEQNALNVSSLDI; translated from the coding sequence ATGGGCAGCGGCGCGGACGACCGTCCGAAAAACGGGACCGGCGGCGAATATACCGGCGAAAACATACAGGTTTTAAAGGGGCTGGAGGCGGTCCGGAAGCGCCCGGCGATGTACATCGGGAGCACGGACACCCACGGGCTGCACCACCTGGTCTACGAGGTCGTCGACAACTCGATCGACGAGGCGATGGCCGGGCATTGCGACACGATCTCGGTCGTCATCCACGCGGACGATTCGGTCACCGTCGAGGACAACGGGCGGGGGATCCCGGTGGACATCATGCCGGAGGAGGGGATGCCGGCGGCCGAGGTGGTCCTGACCGTCCTCCACGCGGGCGGAAAGTTCGACCGGGAGACGTACAAGGTGTCGGGCGGTCTCCACGGCGTGGGCGTCTCCGTGGTGAACGCGCTGTCCGAGACGTTGACCGCGGAGATCCGGCGCGACGGGTCGGTGCACCAGATCAGCTTCGTCCGGGGCGAAACCTCCTCGCCCCTCAAAGTCACGGGGAAGTCCCGGAAGAACGGGACCCGCATCACCTTCAAGCCGGACCCGGAAATCTTCACCGAGACCGAGTTCTCCTTCGACGTCCTGTCCCAGCGGCTGCGCGAGCTGTCGTTCCTGAACGCTGGCCTCAAGATCTCCATCCTCGACGAGCGCAACGCGAAGAGCCACGATTTCCAGTACAAGGGCGGGATCGTCGAATTCGTGAAGCACATCAACCGGAACAAGACGCCGCTCCACCCCAAGCCGGTGTACATCGAGGGGGAGAAGGACGGCGTCCAGATCGAGGTGGCGCTCCAGTACAACGACTCGTACCAGGAGACGCTCTTCTCCTTCGTGAACAACATCAACACGCACGACGGCGGGACGCACCTCACCGGCTTCCGCCAGGCGCTGACCCGCGCGATCAACCAGTACGCCAACCAGGGGAACCTGCTCAAGGGGTTCAAGGAGAACCTGCGCGGGGACGACCTGAGCGAGGGGCTGGCGGCCGTCGTCTCCACCAAGGTGCCCGAGCCGCAGTTCGAGGGACAGACCAAGAACAAGCTCGGGAACAACGAGGTGAAGGGGCTGGTCGACTCGCTGGTCTACGAGAAGCTGATGACGTGCTTCGAGGAGAACCCGTCCGTTCCGAAGAAGATCATCGAGAAGGGGCTCGAGGCGGCGCGGGCGCGCGAGGCGGCCCGGAAGGCCAAGGAGCTGGTGCGCAAGGGGCCGATGGACTCGGCGGGGCTGCCGGGGAAGCTGGCCGACTGCCAGGAGAGGGACCCGGCGCGGTGCGAGCTGTTCATCGTGGAGGGCGATTCGGCGGGCGGCTCGGCGAAGCAGGCGCGCGACCGGCGGTACCAGGCGATCCTGCCGCTCAAGGGGAAGATCCTGAACGTCGAGAAGGCGCGCATCGACAAGATGCTGACCTCGACCGAGATCCGGGTCATGGTCACCGCGCTGGGGACCGGGATCGGCAAGGAGAACTACGAGGCGGACAAGCTTCGGTACGGCAAGGTCATCATCATGACCGACGCCGACGTGGACGGCGCGCACATCCGGACGCTGCTGCTCACCTTCTTCTTCCGCAACATGCCGGAGCTGCTGGAGCGCGGGAACATCTTCATCGCCCAGCCCCCGCTCTACGGGGTCCGGCGCGGCAAGGAGATGACGTACCTGAAGGACGACGCCGCGTTCCGGAAGCACCTGATCGACCACGGGTCGGCGGGTCGGCGGGTCGCGGGGACGGGGAATTCGGGAGGGCTGTCCGGCCAGAAGCTCACCGCGTGGCTGTCCAAGATCTCCCGGCTGGAGCTGGTCGCGTCGCGGGCGGAGCGCAGGGGATTTCCCGCCTTCGTCTTCCTGTCGCTGGCGTCACGATCGGCGCTGGGGGTGGAGGCGCTCTCCGGGGAAAAGGCGGCGACGAAATTCTTCAAGGCGCTGCTCGCCGAATGGAAGGGGAGCCGCCCGGACGTGACGCACGCGGCGTTCTCGATCGACGCGGACCCCGACGGCGACAGCGAGGGAGTGCGGGCGCGCCTCACGTGGAAGCGCGGCGGACTGCCGATGGATTGCCTGGTCGACCGGCACCTGATGGAGTCGGCCGACCTGCGGGAGGCGGGGCAGCTCTACGCCCAGATCCGCGAGACGCTCGCGCCGCCGTACCGGATGGAAGGGGAGGGGATCTTCCCCGAGGCGGACGGCCCGCTGTGCCTGCTCGACCAGGTGCTGGAGGCGGGGAAGAAGGGGCAGACGATCCAGCGGTACAAGGGGCTGGGGGAGATGAACCCCGAGCAGCTCTGGGAGACGGCGATGAACCCCGAGTCGCGGGAGCTGCTGCGCGTCGAGCTCGGCGACGAGACCGACGCCGACGAGATCTTCTCGCGGCTGATGGGCGACCAGGTCGAGCCGCGCCGCGAGTTCATCGAGCAGAACGCGCTGAACGTGTCGTCGCTCGATATCTAG
- a CDS encoding ABC transporter permease, with translation MQMILDGLREAFRLLVTLDPEVVRIVILSLKVSGTATLVALVIGLSGGVALAFLRFPGRNLLVAAVNTGMGVPPVVVGLFVSILLWRNGPLGMLELLYTPAAMIVAQVVIATPIVMGISLAALQALPEKLRWQAVGLGASRMQTVWILVREARLPLLAAVMAGFGGVISEIGASIMVGGNIRGYTRVLTTATVMETSRGNFEIAIGLGILLLLLSFGVNATLTKIQQRKRPR, from the coding sequence ATGCAGATGATCCTCGACGGCCTCCGCGAGGCGTTCCGGCTGCTCGTCACGCTCGACCCCGAGGTCGTCCGGATCGTTATCCTGTCCCTGAAGGTCTCCGGGACCGCGACGCTCGTCGCGCTCGTGATCGGCCTCTCCGGCGGAGTAGCCCTCGCCTTCCTGCGCTTCCCCGGCCGCAATCTTCTCGTCGCCGCCGTCAACACCGGCATGGGCGTCCCGCCGGTGGTCGTCGGCCTCTTCGTCTCCATCCTGCTGTGGCGGAACGGGCCGCTCGGGATGCTCGAACTCCTCTACACCCCCGCCGCGATGATCGTCGCGCAGGTCGTCATCGCGACCCCGATCGTCATGGGGATCTCGCTCGCCGCGCTGCAGGCGCTCCCCGAAAAGCTCCGCTGGCAGGCGGTCGGACTCGGCGCGAGCCGGATGCAGACGGTCTGGATCCTCGTCCGGGAGGCGCGCCTGCCGCTCCTCGCCGCCGTGATGGCGGGGTTCGGCGGCGTCATCTCCGAGATCGGCGCGTCGATCATGGTCGGCGGGAACATCCGGGGATACACCCGCGTGCTGACGACGGCGACGGTGATGGAGACGTCGCGCGGGAACTTCGAGATCGCGATCGGCCTCGGGATCCTCCTGCTGCTGCTGTCGTTCGGCGTGAACGCGACGCTTACGAAGATCCAGCAGAGGAAGCGGCCGCGATGA
- the dnaN gene encoding DNA polymerase III subunit beta, translating into MNFTVDRDQLIDVLTGIQGVAERRHTMPVLSHALMTVAGGSLTVVSSDLEIVIRCIQPIASGEAGSIALPARKLLDIAKVLPKESPVKAAGKEGNYVEISSGRSHFRLAGLPAQEFPEMPEKPKGKPVSVDGEMFRRLSERVASFASSDETRYNLAGILMERVDTKEGARLRMVATDGHRLAMADGEAGNIGELLSSRKVLVPRKGVLEIRKLAESGPGSIELSSSEKFLFAAKGDTEVWVRLLDAEFPDYRQVVPKENLLTATVNRDAFAEVLRRVGVMAPDKVHSVKLSFSGKQLEVSSTSPDQGEAQDLLEAEYEGPAMKIGFNGRYLQDAVSGIAEEKVVLQMKDEVSQVILRPEKDAAYLAIVMPMRIF; encoded by the coding sequence ATGAACTTCACTGTGGACAGAGACCAGCTCATCGATGTGCTGACCGGCATCCAGGGGGTCGCGGAACGCCGGCACACGATGCCCGTCCTATCCCACGCGTTGATGACGGTCGCGGGGGGAAGCCTGACGGTCGTTTCCTCGGACCTGGAGATCGTGATCCGCTGCATCCAGCCGATCGCGTCGGGCGAGGCCGGCTCCATCGCCCTGCCGGCGCGCAAGCTGCTGGACATCGCCAAGGTGCTCCCGAAGGAGTCCCCGGTGAAGGCGGCGGGGAAGGAAGGGAACTACGTGGAGATCTCCTCCGGCCGGTCCCATTTCCGGCTGGCGGGGCTCCCGGCGCAGGAGTTCCCGGAGATGCCGGAGAAGCCCAAGGGGAAGCCGGTTTCGGTGGACGGGGAGATGTTCCGGAGACTGTCGGAACGGGTGGCGTCGTTCGCGTCGTCGGACGAGACGAGGTACAACCTCGCCGGGATCCTGATGGAGCGGGTGGACACGAAGGAAGGCGCGCGGCTCCGGATGGTCGCCACCGACGGGCACCGGCTGGCGATGGCGGACGGGGAGGCGGGGAACATCGGGGAGCTGCTGTCGTCCCGGAAGGTCCTGGTCCCGCGGAAGGGCGTGCTCGAGATCCGGAAACTCGCGGAGAGCGGACCGGGGTCGATCGAGCTTTCCTCCTCCGAGAAGTTCCTGTTCGCGGCGAAGGGGGACACGGAGGTGTGGGTGCGGCTGCTCGACGCCGAGTTCCCGGACTACCGCCAGGTCGTCCCGAAGGAGAACCTGCTGACCGCCACGGTGAACCGGGACGCGTTCGCGGAGGTGCTGCGCCGCGTCGGCGTCATGGCGCCCGACAAGGTCCACAGCGTGAAGCTTTCGTTTTCCGGCAAGCAGCTCGAGGTGTCCTCCACCAGTCCCGACCAGGGGGAGGCGCAGGACCTGCTCGAGGCGGAGTACGAAGGGCCCGCGATGAAGATCGGGTTCAACGGAAGATACCTGCAGGACGCCGTGTCCGGGATCGCGGAGGAGAAGGTGGTCCTCCAGATGAAGGACGAGGTGTCCCAGGTGATCCTGCGGCCGGAGAAGGACGCGGCGTACCTGGCGATCGTCATGCCGATGCGCATTTTCTGA
- a CDS encoding MarR family transcriptional regulator, whose amino-acid sequence MKTGRKDAIAGAFDNLRRIVQVVHGYSRRAEHVAGLTGPQLWAIKVLSESGPVMVSELARRMYLHPSTVIGILDRLDARGLVTRTRSAEDRRVVTVGLTQIGQETVKTVPTVAQGVLLDGLEELSDRELDVISEGLDLLVDILGARRMPPRLLFSDEVNVPRGGGDPETVMKGG is encoded by the coding sequence ATGAAGACGGGTCGCAAGGATGCCATCGCCGGCGCTTTCGACAATCTGCGCCGGATCGTCCAGGTGGTGCACGGTTACTCCAGGCGCGCGGAACATGTGGCCGGATTGACGGGCCCCCAGCTCTGGGCGATCAAGGTCCTTTCGGAATCCGGGCCGGTCATGGTCTCGGAACTGGCCAGGAGGATGTACCTCCATCCTTCCACGGTCATCGGAATCCTGGATCGCCTAGACGCCCGCGGGCTGGTGACGAGGACCCGGTCGGCGGAGGATCGCAGGGTCGTGACGGTGGGGTTGACCCAAATCGGGCAAGAGACGGTCAAGACGGTCCCGACGGTCGCTCAAGGGGTGCTTCTCGATGGGCTGGAAGAGCTTTCCGACCGCGAGCTGGACGTGATCTCGGAAGGGCTGGATCTGCTGGTGGACATCCTGGGCGCCCGGCGGATGCCCCCGCGACTCCTCTTCTCGGACGAGGTGAATGTCCCTCGGGGCGGCGGTGACCCGGAAACCGTCATGAAGGGGGGATAG
- a CDS encoding ABC transporter ATP-binding protein has translation MSVTAADRTPDGARLPLLAADRLRVERGGATLLDVPSLSVFEGETLAVIGGNGAGKTTLLLALATVLAPSSGAVLFRGKPVGSGETALPYRRKIAVAFQEPLLFDGTVARNAAEGLRLRKVPAEEAARRAGNMLERFRIARLAGRSARTLSGGEAQRVSLARAFAVDPEVVFLDEPFSALDPESREGIVDDLETALRDSGTTAVFVTHDRVEALRLGDRIAVMHAGRITQVGTPDEVMNRPADGIVASFVGAETVLDGVVVSAGNGVFVARVGAPGASGAAPSVEAVGTCGIGDRVLLCIRPENVTLSLPGGSATSARNVFPGVVSKVTPQGAVQRVVVDCGALLSALVTTHAAVELGLSPGRPIVASVKATAVHAIRR, from the coding sequence ATGAGCGTCACGGCGGCGGACAGGACGCCGGACGGGGCGCGCCTTCCGTTACTGGCCGCGGACCGGCTGCGCGTCGAGCGGGGCGGGGCGACCCTCCTCGACGTCCCTTCCCTTTCGGTGTTCGAGGGGGAGACGCTCGCCGTGATCGGAGGAAACGGGGCGGGGAAGACGACGCTTTTACTCGCTCTGGCGACGGTCCTTGCGCCCTCTTCCGGTGCCGTCCTCTTCCGCGGAAAGCCGGTCGGCTCGGGGGAGACGGCGCTCCCGTACCGCCGGAAGATCGCGGTCGCGTTCCAGGAGCCGCTCCTGTTCGACGGGACGGTGGCGCGGAACGCGGCGGAAGGGTTGCGTCTACGGAAAGTGCCGGCGGAGGAAGCCGCGCGGCGCGCCGGGAACATGCTCGAGCGTTTCCGCATCGCGCGCCTCGCCGGGCGGTCCGCCCGGACCCTGTCGGGCGGGGAAGCGCAGAGGGTGTCGCTCGCACGGGCGTTCGCCGTCGATCCGGAGGTCGTCTTCCTCGACGAGCCGTTCTCCGCGCTCGATCCGGAGTCGCGCGAGGGGATCGTGGACGACCTCGAGACGGCCCTTCGCGATTCGGGGACGACGGCGGTCTTCGTCACGCACGACCGGGTCGAGGCGCTCCGCCTCGGCGACCGGATCGCGGTGATGCACGCAGGGCGGATCACGCAGGTCGGGACGCCCGACGAGGTGATGAACCGCCCGGCGGACGGGATCGTGGCGTCGTTCGTAGGTGCCGAGACGGTCCTGGACGGAGTCGTCGTCTCCGCCGGGAACGGCGTGTTCGTCGCGCGCGTCGGTGCGCCGGGAGCGTCCGGCGCCGCCCCGTCGGTCGAAGCGGTCGGAACGTGCGGGATCGGCGACCGGGTCCTGCTCTGCATCCGACCCGAGAACGTTACGCTGTCGCTCCCCGGCGGGTCGGCCACCTCGGCGCGGAACGTCTTCCCCGGGGTCGTTTCGAAGGTGACGCCGCAGGGGGCGGTCCAGCGGGTCGTCGTCGACTGCGGGGCCCTTCTCTCGGCCCTCGTCACCACGCACGCCGCGGTCGAGCTCGGCCTGTCCCCGGGGCGCCCGATCGTCGCGTCGGTCAAGGCGACGGCGGTCCACGCGATCCGACGCTGA